A genomic window from Salvia hispanica cultivar TCC Black 2014 chromosome 5, UniMelb_Shisp_WGS_1.0, whole genome shotgun sequence includes:
- the LOC125188146 gene encoding DExH-box ATP-dependent RNA helicase DExH5, mitochondrial isoform X2, with product MGLYSHLYTKVVVVSKFPLPHYRFDLDDKRPQREVIVAPGLQKRVDAYLVNYISGKRKSVDAMSRSSSSNGSIATDDSLFEQPEPLPHSNTAMEKIFWRRSMEMYEKQRNWQESPEGRNMMEFRKSLPVYKEKDSMLSAISLNQVVLISGETGCGKTTQIPQLILESEIDSLRGGMCNIICTQPRKISAMSVSERIATERGEKLGETIGYKVRLEGMKGRDTHLLFCTTGILLRRLSLDRSLKTVTHIIVDEIHERGINEDFLLIVLKDLLPRRPDLRLVLMSATLDEKLFSSYFSGAPRLHIPGFTYPVQTYFLESILEITGYKLTPHNQIDEYGMDKAWKMSKQVPRKRKSQIASAVEDTLSDAEFKDYSAQTRESLSCWNPDCLGFNLIEYLLCTICENERPGSVLVFMTGWDDITALKDKLQAHPVVGDANRVLLLACHGSMGSAEQKLIFDRPQDGIRKVVLATNIAETSITIDDVVFVIDCGKAKEASYDALNNTSCLLPSWISKVSAKQRRGRAGRVQPGECYHLYPKCVFDGFAEYQLPEILRTPLQSLCLQIKSLKLGGISEFLSRALQSPEYLAVQNAIEYLKIIGALDESENLTVLGRYLTMLPMEPKLGKMLILGVIFNCLDPILSVVAGLSVRDPFLAPLDKKDLAEAAKAQFSHDFSDHLALVRAYEGWKVADKELNAYEYCWKNFLSAQSMKAIDSLRTEFYSLLMDAGLVDSNPITYNVWSYDENLLRAVICYGLYPGICSVVHNERSFSLKTMEDGNVLLYSNSVNARNSRIPYPWFVFNEKIKVNSVFLRDSTAVSDSMILLFGGNILRGDTDGHLKMLGGYLEFFMDPALAKMYESLKLELDELIQTKLLNPTMDIHSYHELISAIRLLISEDRCGGRFVFNHQLLLPSNPPLSAMTEAQKSASIHNTESGPGGDNSKSQLQTLLTRAGYAAPSYKTKQQKNSQFQSTVAFNGMEIMGKPCNNKKLAEKDAAAEALQYLLGGNGSCRDRLDLVSIMLKRSKKDHK from the exons ATGGGCTTATATAG CCACCTCTATACGAAGGTAGTTGTTGTCAGTAAATTCCCATTGCCGCACTATCGGTTTGATCTTGATGACAAACGTCCCCAGAGAGAG GTAATCGTGGCTCCTGGTCTGCAAAAGCGTGTGGATGCTTATCTTGTCAATTACATTTCTGGAAAGCGTAAGAGCGTGGATGCTATGTCAAGATCAAGTAGTAGTAATGGTAGCATTGCTACCGATGACAGCCTTTTTGAGCAACCAGAGCCACTTCCACATAGCAACACTGCCATGGAGAAAATTTTCTGGAGAAGAAGTATGGAGATGTATGAGAAACAACGCAACTGGCAG GAATCTCCTGAAGGAAGAAATATGATGGAGTTCCGTAAAAGTCTCCCTGTTTACAAGGAGAAAGATTCTATGTTAAGTGCCATTTCACTGAACCAG GTTGTCCTCATATCTGGTGAAACTGGTTGTGGTAAGACCACCCAAATTCCCCAATTGATTTTGGAATCTGAGATAGACTCTCTGCGTGGGGGCATGTGCAATATTATATGTACCCAACCTCGAAAGATATCTGCCATGTCTGTATCTGAGAGGATTGCAACAGAGAGAGGGGAGAAATTGGGGGAAACA ATTGGATATAAAGTTCGGCTAGAGGGTATGAAAGGAAGGGATACCCACCTCCTCTTTTGCACAACTGGCATCTTGTTGCGCAGATTATCACTCGATAGAAGCTTAAAGACCGTAACACATATTATTGTTGATGAAATTCACGAACGTGGGATTAATGAAG ATTTTCTGCTTATTGTTTTGAAAGATCTTCTTCCTCGTCGACCGGACCTAAGGCTTGTCTTGATGAGTGCAACCTTAGATGAAAAACTCTTCTCATCATACTTTAGTGGGGCTCCAAGGCTCCATATTCCT GGATTTACTTATCCAGTTCAGACCTATTTCCTAGAAAGTATTCTGGAGATAACAGGATACAAGTTGACGCCTCATAATCAAATAGATGAATATGGTATGGACAAGGCATGGAAAATGAGCAAACAAGTACCTAGAAAGAGAAAGAGCCAAATTGCTTCGGCAGTTGAG GATACACTTAGTGATGCTGAATTCAAGGACTATAGTGCTCAGACAAGGGAGTCTCTGTCTTGCTGGAATCCAGATTGTCTTGGTTTCAACCTTATAGAATATCTTCTGTGCACGATATGTGAAAACGAAAGACCAGGTTCTGTTTTAGTGTTTATGACTGGGTGGGATGACATAACAGCTCTGAAGGACAAGCTTCAAGCTCATCCTGTTGTAGGAGATGCAAATCGGGTTTTGTTACTGGCGTGCCATGGTTCTATGGGCAGTGCAGAACAG aaattgatttttgacagaCCCCAAGATGGAATAAGAAAGGTTGTTCTAGCCACAAATATTGCTGAGACTAGTATCACTATTGATGATGTAGTTTTTGTTATTGATTGCGGGAAGGCAAAAGAGGCATCATATGATGCGCTAAACAACACTTCTTGTTTGCTTCCTTCCTGGATCTCAAAGGTTTCAGCCAAGCAA agaagagGAAGAGCTGGTCGTGTTCAGCCAGGAGAATGCTACCATCTTTATCCAAAATGTGTATTTGATGGTTTTGCTGAATATCAATTACCAGAGATTCTGAGAACTCCACTGCAATCCCTTTGTTTACAAATCAAGAGTCTAAAGCTTGGGGGTATCTCTGAGTTCTTATCTAGGGCATTGCAGTCACCTGAATATCTTGCG GTTCAAAACGCTATAGAATACCTAAAGATTATTGGGGCTTTAGATGAGAGTGAGAATTTAACTGTTTTGG GTCGCTACTTGACAATGCTTCCCATGGAGCCCAAACTTGGGAAAATGCTTATATTAGGTGTCATTTTTAATTGCTTGGATCCCATATTAAGTGTTGTTGCTGGTCTAAGTGTCCGTGATCCTTTCTTAGCTCCATTGGATAAGAAAGAT CTGGCAGAGGCGGCAAAAGCTCAATTTTCACATGACTTCAGCGACCATCTTGCTCTTGTCCGAGCATATGAAGGTTGGAAAGTTGCTGATAAAGAACTCAATGCTTATGAATATTGTTGGAAAAACTTTCTGTCTGCACAATCAATGAAAGCTATTGATTCCCTTCGTACGGAGTTCTACTCTTTGCTGATGGACGCAGGACTTGTGGATAGCAACCCAATTACTTATAATGTCTGGAGCTATGATGAGAATCTACTCCGTGCAGTTATTTGTTATGGCTTGTATCCAGGAATTTGTTCTGTTGTG CACAATGAAAGatcattctctctcaaaacAATGGAAGATGGGAATGTGCTTTTGTACTCT AACTCTGTGAACGCACGTAACTCAAGAATACCATACCCATGGTTTGTTTTCAATGAAAAGATCAAGGTGAATTCTGTGTTTCTGCGTGATTCAACAGCTGTATCTGATTCCATGATTCTGTTATTTGGTGGAAACATCTTGAGAGGTGACACG GATGGCCACTTAAAAATGTTGGGTGGATACTTGGAATTCTTTATGGATCCTGCTCTGGCAAAAATGTACGAGAGTTTGAAGCTGGAGCTTGACGAATTAATTCAGACGAAA CTTCTAAACCCCACGATGGACATACACTCGTATCACGAACTCATCTCTGCCATCCGTCTGCTGATCTCGGAAGATCGTTGTGGTGGCAGATTTGTGTTTAACCATCAGTTGCTGCTGCCTTCGAATCCACCCCTTTCAGCAATGACAGAAGCACAAAAATCAGCTTCAATACACAACACAGAAAGTGGTCCTGGTGGCGATAACTCTAAGAGCCAGCTACAGACGTTGCTGACACGTGCAGGCTATGCCGCACCCAGCTACAAAACTAAGCAACAAAAGAACAGCCAATTTCAGTCGACAGTTGCATTTAACGGCATGGAGATAATGGGGAAGCCTTGCAACAACAAGAAGCTGGCTGAGAAAGACGCAGCAGCTGAGGCTCTGCAGTATCTGCTTGGAGGGAACGGATCATGTCGTGACCGTCTCGACCTCGTGTCGATAATGTTGAAAAGAAGCAAGAAAGATCACAAGTAG
- the LOC125188146 gene encoding DExH-box ATP-dependent RNA helicase DExH5, mitochondrial isoform X1, with product MSLLPLHFPPLHLHSKTLIPHTADPPPARLLFRMKDRPPSAYGGIYVPPHHRFPSSNTAATASAPNDSKPMNVTTQCDAEKRESFNSVRVTSNGNSEAAKSYPYLPPHHYQKQVQQQKEKSGREEVAQQVSDRPVVFSAQAGSLSSENANTWEWRLNALLHDKDKQEVVSREKKDRRDFDQIAAVASRMGLYSHLYTKVVVVSKFPLPHYRFDLDDKRPQREVIVAPGLQKRVDAYLVNYISGKRKSVDAMSRSSSSNGSIATDDSLFEQPEPLPHSNTAMEKIFWRRSMEMYEKQRNWQESPEGRNMMEFRKSLPVYKEKDSMLSAISLNQVVLISGETGCGKTTQIPQLILESEIDSLRGGMCNIICTQPRKISAMSVSERIATERGEKLGETIGYKVRLEGMKGRDTHLLFCTTGILLRRLSLDRSLKTVTHIIVDEIHERGINEDFLLIVLKDLLPRRPDLRLVLMSATLDEKLFSSYFSGAPRLHIPGFTYPVQTYFLESILEITGYKLTPHNQIDEYGMDKAWKMSKQVPRKRKSQIASAVEDTLSDAEFKDYSAQTRESLSCWNPDCLGFNLIEYLLCTICENERPGSVLVFMTGWDDITALKDKLQAHPVVGDANRVLLLACHGSMGSAEQKLIFDRPQDGIRKVVLATNIAETSITIDDVVFVIDCGKAKEASYDALNNTSCLLPSWISKVSAKQRRGRAGRVQPGECYHLYPKCVFDGFAEYQLPEILRTPLQSLCLQIKSLKLGGISEFLSRALQSPEYLAVQNAIEYLKIIGALDESENLTVLGRYLTMLPMEPKLGKMLILGVIFNCLDPILSVVAGLSVRDPFLAPLDKKDLAEAAKAQFSHDFSDHLALVRAYEGWKVADKELNAYEYCWKNFLSAQSMKAIDSLRTEFYSLLMDAGLVDSNPITYNVWSYDENLLRAVICYGLYPGICSVVHNERSFSLKTMEDGNVLLYSNSVNARNSRIPYPWFVFNEKIKVNSVFLRDSTAVSDSMILLFGGNILRGDTDGHLKMLGGYLEFFMDPALAKMYESLKLELDELIQTKLLNPTMDIHSYHELISAIRLLISEDRCGGRFVFNHQLLLPSNPPLSAMTEAQKSASIHNTESGPGGDNSKSQLQTLLTRAGYAAPSYKTKQQKNSQFQSTVAFNGMEIMGKPCNNKKLAEKDAAAEALQYLLGGNGSCRDRLDLVSIMLKRSKKDHK from the exons ATGAGCCTCCTTCCTCTCCACTTTCCCCCTCTCCATTTGCACTCCAAAACCCTAATACCTCACACCGCCGACCCTCCGCCGGCGCGATTACTCTTCAGAATGAAGGACCGACCGCCGTCTGCTTACGGCGGGATCTACGTGCCTCCGCACCACCGCTTCCCATCTTCGAACACCGCCGCAACCGCATCCGCCCCGAATGATTCGAAGCCTATGAATGTGACTACTCAATGTGATGCTGAGAAACGAGAGTCGTTTAATAGTGTAAGAGTTACTAGTAATGGCAACAGTGAAGCCGCAAAATCTTATCCCTACTTGCCACCTCATCACTATCAGAAGCAAGTTCAGCAGCAGAAGGAAAAGTCAGGCCGCGAGGAGGTGGCTCAGCAAGTTTCTGATCGCCCAGTCGTGTTTTCAGCACAAGCT GGTTCTTTATCCTCAGAGAATGCTAATACATGGGAATGGAGGTTGAATGCCCTGTTACATGATAAGGATAAGCAAGAGGTAGTgtcaagagagaaaaaagatagaAGAGATTTTGATCAAATAGCAGCTGTAGCTAGCAGAATGGGCTTATATAG CCACCTCTATACGAAGGTAGTTGTTGTCAGTAAATTCCCATTGCCGCACTATCGGTTTGATCTTGATGACAAACGTCCCCAGAGAGAG GTAATCGTGGCTCCTGGTCTGCAAAAGCGTGTGGATGCTTATCTTGTCAATTACATTTCTGGAAAGCGTAAGAGCGTGGATGCTATGTCAAGATCAAGTAGTAGTAATGGTAGCATTGCTACCGATGACAGCCTTTTTGAGCAACCAGAGCCACTTCCACATAGCAACACTGCCATGGAGAAAATTTTCTGGAGAAGAAGTATGGAGATGTATGAGAAACAACGCAACTGGCAG GAATCTCCTGAAGGAAGAAATATGATGGAGTTCCGTAAAAGTCTCCCTGTTTACAAGGAGAAAGATTCTATGTTAAGTGCCATTTCACTGAACCAG GTTGTCCTCATATCTGGTGAAACTGGTTGTGGTAAGACCACCCAAATTCCCCAATTGATTTTGGAATCTGAGATAGACTCTCTGCGTGGGGGCATGTGCAATATTATATGTACCCAACCTCGAAAGATATCTGCCATGTCTGTATCTGAGAGGATTGCAACAGAGAGAGGGGAGAAATTGGGGGAAACA ATTGGATATAAAGTTCGGCTAGAGGGTATGAAAGGAAGGGATACCCACCTCCTCTTTTGCACAACTGGCATCTTGTTGCGCAGATTATCACTCGATAGAAGCTTAAAGACCGTAACACATATTATTGTTGATGAAATTCACGAACGTGGGATTAATGAAG ATTTTCTGCTTATTGTTTTGAAAGATCTTCTTCCTCGTCGACCGGACCTAAGGCTTGTCTTGATGAGTGCAACCTTAGATGAAAAACTCTTCTCATCATACTTTAGTGGGGCTCCAAGGCTCCATATTCCT GGATTTACTTATCCAGTTCAGACCTATTTCCTAGAAAGTATTCTGGAGATAACAGGATACAAGTTGACGCCTCATAATCAAATAGATGAATATGGTATGGACAAGGCATGGAAAATGAGCAAACAAGTACCTAGAAAGAGAAAGAGCCAAATTGCTTCGGCAGTTGAG GATACACTTAGTGATGCTGAATTCAAGGACTATAGTGCTCAGACAAGGGAGTCTCTGTCTTGCTGGAATCCAGATTGTCTTGGTTTCAACCTTATAGAATATCTTCTGTGCACGATATGTGAAAACGAAAGACCAGGTTCTGTTTTAGTGTTTATGACTGGGTGGGATGACATAACAGCTCTGAAGGACAAGCTTCAAGCTCATCCTGTTGTAGGAGATGCAAATCGGGTTTTGTTACTGGCGTGCCATGGTTCTATGGGCAGTGCAGAACAG aaattgatttttgacagaCCCCAAGATGGAATAAGAAAGGTTGTTCTAGCCACAAATATTGCTGAGACTAGTATCACTATTGATGATGTAGTTTTTGTTATTGATTGCGGGAAGGCAAAAGAGGCATCATATGATGCGCTAAACAACACTTCTTGTTTGCTTCCTTCCTGGATCTCAAAGGTTTCAGCCAAGCAA agaagagGAAGAGCTGGTCGTGTTCAGCCAGGAGAATGCTACCATCTTTATCCAAAATGTGTATTTGATGGTTTTGCTGAATATCAATTACCAGAGATTCTGAGAACTCCACTGCAATCCCTTTGTTTACAAATCAAGAGTCTAAAGCTTGGGGGTATCTCTGAGTTCTTATCTAGGGCATTGCAGTCACCTGAATATCTTGCG GTTCAAAACGCTATAGAATACCTAAAGATTATTGGGGCTTTAGATGAGAGTGAGAATTTAACTGTTTTGG GTCGCTACTTGACAATGCTTCCCATGGAGCCCAAACTTGGGAAAATGCTTATATTAGGTGTCATTTTTAATTGCTTGGATCCCATATTAAGTGTTGTTGCTGGTCTAAGTGTCCGTGATCCTTTCTTAGCTCCATTGGATAAGAAAGAT CTGGCAGAGGCGGCAAAAGCTCAATTTTCACATGACTTCAGCGACCATCTTGCTCTTGTCCGAGCATATGAAGGTTGGAAAGTTGCTGATAAAGAACTCAATGCTTATGAATATTGTTGGAAAAACTTTCTGTCTGCACAATCAATGAAAGCTATTGATTCCCTTCGTACGGAGTTCTACTCTTTGCTGATGGACGCAGGACTTGTGGATAGCAACCCAATTACTTATAATGTCTGGAGCTATGATGAGAATCTACTCCGTGCAGTTATTTGTTATGGCTTGTATCCAGGAATTTGTTCTGTTGTG CACAATGAAAGatcattctctctcaaaacAATGGAAGATGGGAATGTGCTTTTGTACTCT AACTCTGTGAACGCACGTAACTCAAGAATACCATACCCATGGTTTGTTTTCAATGAAAAGATCAAGGTGAATTCTGTGTTTCTGCGTGATTCAACAGCTGTATCTGATTCCATGATTCTGTTATTTGGTGGAAACATCTTGAGAGGTGACACG GATGGCCACTTAAAAATGTTGGGTGGATACTTGGAATTCTTTATGGATCCTGCTCTGGCAAAAATGTACGAGAGTTTGAAGCTGGAGCTTGACGAATTAATTCAGACGAAA CTTCTAAACCCCACGATGGACATACACTCGTATCACGAACTCATCTCTGCCATCCGTCTGCTGATCTCGGAAGATCGTTGTGGTGGCAGATTTGTGTTTAACCATCAGTTGCTGCTGCCTTCGAATCCACCCCTTTCAGCAATGACAGAAGCACAAAAATCAGCTTCAATACACAACACAGAAAGTGGTCCTGGTGGCGATAACTCTAAGAGCCAGCTACAGACGTTGCTGACACGTGCAGGCTATGCCGCACCCAGCTACAAAACTAAGCAACAAAAGAACAGCCAATTTCAGTCGACAGTTGCATTTAACGGCATGGAGATAATGGGGAAGCCTTGCAACAACAAGAAGCTGGCTGAGAAAGACGCAGCAGCTGAGGCTCTGCAGTATCTGCTTGGAGGGAACGGATCATGTCGTGACCGTCTCGACCTCGTGTCGATAATGTTGAAAAGAAGCAAGAAAGATCACAAGTAG
- the LOC125188147 gene encoding wall-associated receptor kinase-like 3, which yields MFPSILVFISFLCLTTTKSQEISWTINKHCQNKCGNVTIPYPFGVGPGCSFNASFAITCNTTNTTTTRERPFLSSINLEVLNISVHGVVIVNQPVSPVNCSANRRSGSMPMSLRGSPFTISPRYNTLAVLGCTNAVWITNSSGSGTATVGGCMSICEANSNSSSCDGLNCCKATIPAGLKSFQFSYRSIQSSSSNDEFCGYAFPVDQKWFRQDYTRYRGLQINQSYPYDQNFVSAPLVLEWELDIPTIDHSLVFCKLAANYRYPSNSDEYTDPSTSFYLLNYYNEYEYVSSTKYCSCPDGYQGNPYVFQGCIDIDECALNERRTYVICDDAGVCNNVTRNYYCGTGTCINRIGSYTCRYANNDASTKRKIAFITIGAVLGGLLLAFAGWKAARAIRKKIKDKRRQEFFKRNGGLLLQQQLSSTDNSLDKTKVFTYKELAKATDNYNENRVLGRGGQGTVYKGMLMDGKIVAVKKSKMVEEGDLQDFINEIVILSQINHRNVVKLLGCCLETEVPLLVYEFINNGTLFGHIHDPSEDFPLSWEFRLRIGREVAGAIAYLHSAASAPIYHRDIKSTNILLDDKYRAKVSDFGASRTISIDQTHVTTRVLGTFGYLDPEYFQSSQYTEKSDVYSFGVVMVELLTGEKAISSIRAEAGRSLATQFLDLMEEDQVFDIIDERVVREGKREEIMAVAQLAKRCLHLNGKRRPTMYEVAAELEGIRMVKLREETELQQNEDCGKESEAIEVDEMYEDFSSIPGSMRFDSSSITVDDDDRRLLGS from the coding sequence ATGTTTCCCTCAATCCTCGTGTTCATTTCTTTCCTATGTCTAACAACAACAAAGTCCCAAGAAATATCTTGGACTATCAACAAACACTGTCAGAATAAGTGCGGTAACGTCACCATACCTTACCCTTTCGGAGTTGGCCCAGGATGCAGTTTCAACGCCTCCTTCGCCATCACCTGCAACACCACCAACACCACCACCACTCGTGAAAGGCCATTCCTGAGCAGCATCAACCTCGAAGTATTGAACATTTCTGTGCACGGCGTAGTCATTGTAAACCAGCCCGTCTCACCTGTGAATTGCTCAGCTAACCGGAGATCAGGATCCATGCCCATGTCCCTCCGAGGCAGTCCATTCACAATCTCACCACGCTACAACACGCTGGCTGTGCTAGGCTGCACTAACGCCGTGTGGATTACTAATTCTAGTGGGAGTGGCACCGCTACAGTTGGAGGATGCATGTCCATCTGTGAAGCCAACAGCAACAGCAGCAGCTGCGACGGCCTCAACTGCTGCAAGGCCACAATCCCAGCCGGGCTTAAGAGCTTCCAGTTTAGCTACAGAAGCATAcaaagcagcagcagcaacgaTGAATTCTGTGGCTACGCCTTCCCTGTAGACCAGAAATGGTTCCGGCAAGACTACACAAGATACAGAGGCCTTCAGATCAACCAGTCCTACCCATATGATCAAAATTTTGTGTCTGCACCACTTGTGCTCGAGTGGGAACTCGACATCCCAACCATCGACCACAGCCTTGTTTTCTGCAAACTTGCTGCTAACTACCGGTACCCTTCAAACAGTGACGAATACACCGATCCTTCaacatcattttatcttttaaactATTATAACGAATACGAATATGTATCCTCCACCAAATACTGCTCTTGCCCAGATGGATACCAAGGCAATCCTTATGTATTCCAAGGTTGTATTGACATTGACGAATGCGCCCTTAACGAAAGGAGAACATACGTCATCTGTGATGACGCTGGAGTCTGCAATAATGTAACCAGGAATTACTACTGCGGCACAGGGACTTGCATCAACAGAATTGGGAGCTATACTTGTCGCTATGCAAACAACGATGCTAGCACCAAACGTAAAATTGCCTTCATCACCATCGGTGCCGTGCTGGGCGGCCTGCTTCTGGCCTTCGCGGGCTGGAAAGCCGCAAGGGCCATCAGGAAGAAAATCAAGGATAAGAGGAGGCAGGAATTCTTCAAGCGCAACGGCGGCTTGTTATTACAGCAGCAGCTTTCCTCAACCGACAACAGCCTCGACAAAACCAAGGTGTTTACCTACAAGGAGCTGGCTAAAGCCACTGATAACTACAACGAGAATCGCGTCCTTGGCCGTGGCGGCCAAGGCACGGTCTACAAAGGAATGCTGATGGATGGCAAGATTGTCGCCGTCAAGAAATCCAAGATGGTGGAAGAAGGCGATCTGCAGGATTTCATCAACGAGATTGTGATTCTCTCCCAGATCAATCACAGGAATGTGGTCAAATTGCTGGGGTGTTGTCTAGAGACCGAAGTTCCTCTCCTCGTCTACGAGTTCATCAACAATGGCACACTTTTCGGGCACATCCACGATCCGAGCGAGGATTTCCCCCTTTCCTGGGAATTCCGCCTCCGAATCGGGAGAGAAGTCGCCGGAGCTATTGCCTACCTTCATTCCGCTGCTTCTGCGCCTATCTATCATCGCGATAtcaaatcaacaaatattttgttagatGATAAATACAGAGCTAAGGTTTCGGATTTTGGAGCTTCACGAACAATATCCATTGACCAAACTCACGTCACCACACGAGTGCTGGGGACGTTCGGGTATTTAGATCCAGAGTATTTCCAGTCGAGTCAGTACACAGAGAAGAGCGACGTGTACAGCTTTGGAGTGGTTATGGTTGAGCTTCTCACCGGAGAGAAGGCGATATCTTCGATCAGAGCGGAGGCAGGGAGGAGTTTGGCGACGCAGTTTTTGGATCTGATGGAGGAGGATCAAGTGTTTGATATTATTGATGAGAGGGTGGTGAGAGAGGGGAAGAGAGAGGAAATCATGGCTGTGGCTCAGCTTGCGAAGAGATGTTTGCATTTGAATGGGAAGAGAAGGCCGACGATGTATGAGGTGGCGGCGGAATTGGAAGGTATTCGGATGGTGAAATTGAGAGAGGAAACGGAATTGCAGCAAAATGAAGATTGTGGAAAAGAGAGTGAAGCGATTGAGGTTGATGAAATGTATGAAGACTTCTCTTCCATCCCCGGAAGCATGCGCTTTGATTCCAGCTCCATCACCGTGGATGATGATGACCGGCGATTGCTAGGTTCATGA